The Streptomyces sp. NBC_00459 DNA segment CGAAGCCGCCCGCGCAGCGCCAGAAGGAGAAGGCGACGGGGCCCATGTCGCTCACCCGGTGGACGAGGGAGGCGGCGGCGCCCGCGGTGCCCCAGGCGGCACCGGCGACGGTCAGGAGGAGCAGGCCTCGCCCGATGGGCAGGCCGGAATCAGTGTTCGACACGAGAGTCTCTCCGCAGCCGCGCGGAGACCGGCCGAAAGGCCGCCCCCACACGGAAGTTGACGAAAGGACCCGGGCCCTCTCAGGGGCGAATTCCAAGGGTCCTCGGACGTCGTCTGCGGGCAGCACCGTTCAGCCCGACGGCGATACGTCGGACACGTTCTCCGGAGAGCCCGCCTCAGGCGGCCGGAGGCGGCAGGACGAGTGCGTGTGCGTGCATGATCGCGACCCTATGCGGCGGTACGACGGTCCGCCACATCCTTTTCGGGTCCCCGGGCGACCGGCTCCGCCGACCCCTTGGCGGGTGCCGACGACTGCGCGATGAACGCGCCCAGGAGCACCACCGCGCCCCCGACGATCTGCGGCGCCGACAGATGCTCGCCCAGCAGCACCCAGGCGAGCCCGGTCGCGATGACCGCCTCCAGACACGCCACGACCCCGGCGACCTGCGGCGAGAGCCGCCGCACGGCGAGCACACCGGTGACGTACGCGACAACCGTGGCGACCAGCACGAGCCAGCCCAGCAGCAGCCCGGCCGCGACGGGCGTGCCGTCCATGTGGGCGCTGCCCGCGAGCACGGACCAGTCCATGCGCCACGGACGCGCCACGACGGTCAGCACGAGGGCGCCGACCAGGAGTCCGTACGCGATGACCCCGAGGGGGTCCGGTGCCTCGTCGCCCGCGTCGCTGCCCTGGTCGGACAGGACGAAGTAGCCGACCTGGCAGCAGGCGGCCGCGAGCGCGAGCAGCAGCCCCACGGCGTCGAAGCTCAGCCCGGACCACACCTCGACGACACAGGCGAGCCCGCCGACCGCGAGGACGACACCCAGCGCGGCGGCGCGGGTCACGGGCCGCCGCTGCACGAACCGCACCCAGCCGAGCACAAGGGCGGGAGCGAGGTATTCGACGAGCAGGGCGACCCCGACGGGGATGCGGGAGATCGCGGCGAAGTAGCAGGCCTGGACGCCGGCCACGGCCAGCAGCCCGAATCCGGCGAGCAGCGCGGGCCGCCGACGCACCAGCGCACGGTGCCGCACGGCCAGCGGCAGCATCACGAGGGCCGCACCCGTCACACGGAGCCACACCACGTGCAGCGGATCGAGGCCCGCCTCGATCAACGGCTTGGCCGCGACCCCGGAGCCGCCGAACGCGACCGCCGACACCAGCGCGAGTCCGAGCCCGACGCCCCTGCCCCGACCGACCCCACCGCTCCCTGACGTACGCACCGGCACATGATGACAGGCGACGACATGACCGTCACCCCCGATGACACCTGTCTCATCGACTGGACGGGCCTCCGGGCTCCGTCGAGCGGACCCCGCGCCTCAGCCGACGCCGTCGAGGCCCCCGGCGTACTCCTCGCACGCCGCCGCCGCGATCGCTTCGACCTGCAGCAGCCGAGCCGGCAGCTCCCCCGGCTCGACTCCACCCCGTCGCAGCACCTCGACGGCCCGGGACTGCGGATCCGCGACGATCGCCGCGAGCAGATCGGTGCCTCGGGCCTGTGCGTCACCGCGTCGCCCGGCCCGCTCGCACGCCTCCTCCAGCGCGCCCGCCGCGACCGGTGACCAGCCCGCCGTATGCACCGCCCCCGGCAGCACGGGCAGGGCCCCGGAGTCCTCGACCGAGCCCTGCCAGCGCAGTCCGTAGCCGATGCTGCGCTGCACGAGATAGCCGAGCAGCCGCGCGACCTGCGGATCTCCGCCTTCGAACACCGCGCGCACCTCGGAATCGGACTCCAGGAGCGTGTGCAGCAGATGGGCCGTGTCGATCTGCCGGTCCCCGTCCCGCAGTGCCCTTCTGCGCGCACCGGCGACCACCGCTGCCAGCTCGGAGGTGAGCCTGGCATCGTTGTCCACGCGGTTCGCACCGTGCTCTGTGGTCGACTGCCGGGGGATACGGGGTTGCACACCCCCACCCCATCAGTCCCAGCGGATCCGGTCATCCTCGCGACGCATCATTTCCGCGTCCCACGGAAGGTGGGCATCGAGCGTGGAATCTCCTCCCTAGGGAGGACATCACGCCGCTCCGGCACGAAGCCGACGCATGGGGCGCGCACCCTCATTCCGTGCGCCCCGGGCGCAACCGGAGCACCCGCTCGCACGTCCCACTCCAACATGGAGAGCAGGTGCTGGCTGGTGGCGCTGCCGGCCACGGACGGCAGACAGTACGTGTACCGCGTATACGCCCCCGAGGACGCGCTGCTCGCCGACCTGTTCTGGGAGGCGTGGCACTGTCACGACGAAGGCCCCTTCCCGCGCGCGTGGGACCTGTTCGACGCGGCGGTCATACATCAGGTGGGCTGAACCCGTGCCGACTTTTTCTGACGACCCGTCAGTATTGAATGTTCCAGCCCTTGCGGCTACGTTCCGCGACACCGCAGCCCGAGACACAGAGGTGGTCGCATGGCCGAAATAAGCGCGGAGGCACACATCCAGGCACCGGCGGAGAAGATCTGGGCGCAGCTGACGGACTGGTCGGCGTACGGAGCCTGGAACGCGACCCACACGAGCTTCCCGAAGGGCGGCCCCTCCGCACTGGAGGTCGGCGGCACCTTCGAGGAGAACATGAAGCTGATGGGCTTCCCGGCCGAGGTCGACTGGACCATCGAGGAGCTGGAACCGGCTCGCACACTGGCGATCAGGGGCAAGGGCCCGATGGCGGTGATGGTCGCCACGCGCTACACCCTCACGCCCGACGGCGACGCCACGACCGTCCGTATCGACGGCGAGTTCACCGGCGCGGCCGTCTCCCTGATGGCCGGCAAACTGAAGGACTCGGGGACGGCCGCCCTGAACGAGTCCCTGCGCAAGCTGGCCGGCCTGGTGATCTGAGCCCGTCAGCAAGCGTCGTACGGCAACACAGAGGCACCCCGCGGACACTTCCGCGGGGTGCCCCTGCGCACTGGGGGACGTGCCGCCGGAGGCGGGCCCGTCTCCGAGGGCGACCCATCAGTCCTCGTCGGCGAGGATCAGATACAGCTTCTTGCGCGCTTCGTTGATCACCGTGAGCGCCTTCTCGCGCTGTTCCTTGCTGCCCGTCTTCCAGACCTGGCCGAAGGCCTCCATCAGACCGAAGCCGGCCTGGCGGATGTCGTTCAGCGCTTCCCAGTCGACGCCGCGTCCGGCCTCTTCCCAGGGTGCGTCGGGGCCCTCGCCGGCCGCCGTGCGACCGGACTCGGTGAGCGCGAACAGCTTCTTGCCGCCCTCGCTCTCGTTGGCGATCAGGCCCTCGTCCTCCAGCAGCTGAAGGGTGGGGTAGACCGAGCCGGGGCTGGGCTTCCACGCCCCTCCGCTGCGCTCGGCGATCTCCTGGATCATCTCGTAGCCGTGCATGGGCCGGTCCTTCAGCAGGGCCAGGATCGACGCGCGGACGTCACCGCGCCGCGCCCTGCCCCGCGGTCCGCCCCTGCCTCCGCGCCCGCCCCAGGGACCCGGGCCGAAACCAGGGCCACCAGGACCGCCGGGACCGCCGAATCCGGGCCCGAAGGGACCGAAGGCGGCTCGCCGCCCCTCGAAGCCGCCCCGGCCGAAGCCTCGGGGGCCGCCATGACCGTGTCCGTGTCCGGGACCGAAGCCCGGACCGAATTCCTCTCCATGGGAACGCATCGCAACCACTCCATTCGTTGTCTTGTCGTTGATCTGTCGCGATGCGTCAACGATATATCGGAATAGCTCGCACGACAACCCCCGCAAAGAAGTGACCCAGGCCACAGTAGAAACGATGACGTTTCGATAGCACGAAGAGCTAGGCTGACGAACAACGAAGTGAACGAAACAGTTTCGTACAAGGAGAGTGCCCCCCATGGCCTCCGTACTCGTCGTACACCGCCACTCCCTGCAGCGTCTCGGACTGCGCATGCTCCTCGCTGCCCAGCCCGACCTGACCGTCGTCGGCGAGGCGACGAGCGGCGCCGAAGCTGTTCGCATGAGCGCCGCGTTCGGGCCCGATGTCGTCCTGATGGACAGCCAGGTGGTCGACACGGACGGCGTCGACGTCATCCGTCGCATCAGCCGGTCCACCACCCTGCTGCCGGTCTCCGAGCCCGCGAGAGCCGCAGACCACCGCCCGCGCGTGCTGGTCCTTACCCCCACCGGCCACGAACAGCACGCCTACGCGGCCCTGCGCGCCGGAGCAGGCGGGTTCCTTCCCCAGGACGCCACCCCTGAGGAACTGACCGCGGCCGTCCGTATCGTGGCCGCCGGGGACGCCGTCACCACCCCCAGCCTCACCCGCGCGCTCATCGACACCGTCCGGCACGAACGCACCTTCGGCTCTCTGGAACGAGAGAGCGAGCTCGGCGCGCTCACCAGGCGCGAACGCGACGTCCTCACCGCGGTCGCCGCCGGCTGGTCCAACACCGAGATCGCCACCCGACTGTCGATCTCACCGACCACGGTGAAGTCCCACGTCAGCCGCATCCTCACCAAGATCGGCGCACGCGCGCGCGTACAGGCGGTGGTCTTCGCATACGAGTCCGGCCTGGTACGACCGGCCGCCTGACGCCCCACGCCGCCCGGCGGACGACACCCCCTCGCACACTGAGCACACCCGACGCACCCGACCCACCCGGTCGGCCTCGAACCAGGTCCAGCACCCGGGAATTGGCCTTGGTCCCCCACCCCGCCACCCGTCTAGCGTCGTCCCATGCGCATTCGAATCGTCGACGCCTTCACCGACCGCCCGTTCGCCGGCAACCCGGCCGGCGTCATGCTCCTCGACGGCTTCCCGGACGACGCCCGGCTCCAGCGGATCGCCCTGGAGGTCAACCACGCCGAGACGGCGTTCGCCCACCGTCTGCCCGAGGGCGGCGAGGCCGACTGGGCACTGCGCTGGTTCACCCCGGCCGCCGAGGTCGCGATGTGCGGCCACGCCACGCTCGCCACGGCCCACGTCCTGCACACCACCGGCTCCCACTCGGGACCGGTACGGTTCGCGACCCTCAGCGGTGTCCTCATCGCGGCACCCCGCGAGGACGGCTCGATCACCCTCGACTTCCCGACCGCCCCGCTGACCCGCGTCGAGCCGCCCGCCGGGGTCGCCGAGGCCCTGGGCGCCGAGCCGCTCGCGGCCTTCGACACCGGCCCGAACATCAACGACCTGCTGATCGAGGTCGCCGACGAGAAGACGGTCCTGGGCCTCACCCCCGATCTCAAGGCCCTCGTCGCCCACTCGGAACGCGGCGTCATCGCCACCGCCCGCGCGGACAACCCCGCCGAGGGCTACGACTTCGTCTCGCGCTGCTTCTTCCCCCGGATCGGCATCGACGAGGACCCGGTCACCGGCAGCGCCCACACCGCTCTCGCCCCCTACTGGTCCGAGCGTCTCGGCCGCCCGGACCTCACCGGCCTCCAGGCCTCCGCCCGCACCGGCCTGGTCCGCACGGAGCTCCGCGGCGACCGCACCCTGCTCACCGGCCGAGCGGTCACCACCATCGACGGCGAACTGCTCGTCTGAGGGCAGACGGAAGGGCGTAC contains these protein-coding regions:
- a CDS encoding PadR family transcriptional regulator, with the protein product MRSHGEEFGPGFGPGHGHGHGGPRGFGRGGFEGRRAAFGPFGPGFGGPGGPGGPGFGPGPWGGRGGRGGPRGRARRGDVRASILALLKDRPMHGYEMIQEIAERSGGAWKPSPGSVYPTLQLLEDEGLIANESEGGKKLFALTESGRTAAGEGPDAPWEEAGRGVDWEALNDIRQAGFGLMEAFGQVWKTGSKEQREKALTVINEARKKLYLILADED
- a CDS encoding Clp protease N-terminal domain-containing protein; this encodes MQPRIPRQSTTEHGANRVDNDARLTSELAAVVAGARRRALRDGDRQIDTAHLLHTLLESDSEVRAVFEGGDPQVARLLGYLVQRSIGYGLRWQGSVEDSGALPVLPGAVHTAGWSPVAAGALEEACERAGRRGDAQARGTDLLAAIVADPQSRAVEVLRRGGVEPGELPARLLQVEAIAAAACEEYAGGLDGVG
- a CDS encoding EamA family transporter, which codes for MPVRTSGSGGVGRGRGVGLGLALVSAVAFGGSGVAAKPLIEAGLDPLHVVWLRVTGAALVMLPLAVRHRALVRRRPALLAGFGLLAVAGVQACYFAAISRIPVGVALLVEYLAPALVLGWVRFVQRRPVTRAAALGVVLAVGGLACVVEVWSGLSFDAVGLLLALAAACCQVGYFVLSDQGSDAGDEAPDPLGVIAYGLLVGALVLTVVARPWRMDWSVLAGSAHMDGTPVAAGLLLGWLVLVATVVAYVTGVLAVRRLSPQVAGVVACLEAVIATGLAWVLLGEHLSAPQIVGGAVVLLGAFIAQSSAPAKGSAEPVARGPEKDVADRRTAA
- a CDS encoding response regulator transcription factor, with amino-acid sequence MASVLVVHRHSLQRLGLRMLLAAQPDLTVVGEATSGAEAVRMSAAFGPDVVLMDSQVVDTDGVDVIRRISRSTTLLPVSEPARAADHRPRVLVLTPTGHEQHAYAALRAGAGGFLPQDATPEELTAAVRIVAAGDAVTTPSLTRALIDTVRHERTFGSLERESELGALTRRERDVLTAVAAGWSNTEIATRLSISPTTVKSHVSRILTKIGARARVQAVVFAYESGLVRPAA
- a CDS encoding PhzF family phenazine biosynthesis protein, translating into MRIRIVDAFTDRPFAGNPAGVMLLDGFPDDARLQRIALEVNHAETAFAHRLPEGGEADWALRWFTPAAEVAMCGHATLATAHVLHTTGSHSGPVRFATLSGVLIAAPREDGSITLDFPTAPLTRVEPPAGVAEALGAEPLAAFDTGPNINDLLIEVADEKTVLGLTPDLKALVAHSERGVIATARADNPAEGYDFVSRCFFPRIGIDEDPVTGSAHTALAPYWSERLGRPDLTGLQASARTGLVRTELRGDRTLLTGRAVTTIDGELLV
- a CDS encoding type II toxin-antitoxin system Rv0910 family toxin is translated as MAEISAEAHIQAPAEKIWAQLTDWSAYGAWNATHTSFPKGGPSALEVGGTFEENMKLMGFPAEVDWTIEELEPARTLAIRGKGPMAVMVATRYTLTPDGDATTVRIDGEFTGAAVSLMAGKLKDSGTAALNESLRKLAGLVI